CTTCGCCGAGGCGATCGCCAGCAGCGTCATCCGCTCCGCGTTGGTGAGCACGGGCGCGCCGGTGTGCGTGACGAAGCCGGCGCGGGCCCCGCCCGCCTCGGGAATGGACTCGGGGAAGGCGTCCGCCGGGAGCATCCCTCCTCCCGCCTCCTGCCAGTTCTGCGCGAACGCCAGCTGGATGCCTCGCACCGCCGGCCCCTGCACCCAGATGTTCGCGTCCCGCCACTCGTCCGGCTTGCGCCCGTTGCCCTCCCAGCTCTTCCAGATGCCCCAGCCCCCCGTGAGCCCGGACACCCCATCGCGCACGGCCAGCTTGCGGTGCAGCCGCGCCTGGAAGCGCTTCAGGTTCAGCGTGGAGATGGTGCCCTGCAACGGGCGGAAGATGCGCACCTCGCAGCCAGCCGCCACCAGCTGCGGCCCCACGTCGTCCTGGAAGCGGATGCTGCCCAGCGGATCCACCAGCACCCGGCACGCCACGCCCGGGTGGCGCTCGCGCAGCGCCTTCACCAGCCGCTCCGACGGCTCTCCCGGACGCCAGATGTAGACGAGGATGTGGATGCTGGAGCGCGCGGCGCGAATCTCCTGCTCGAGCACGTCGAAGACGTGGCCGTTGTGCACCAGCTCCACCTTGTTGCCCGGCTCGAGCTCCACGCCCACCGTCTGGTACCACGCGAGAGACAGGCCCTCGTGTGTCTCGGGCACGTCGTCGCGGATGCGCAGCGCGAGCCGGTGATTCGGCAGGGGACAGCCCGCCAGCACCAGGGCGGCGAGCACCAGCGGAAGCCAACGGTTCTTCACGCGCGGAAGCTAGTCACGCTCCGCCCGCCCGGCCCCTCGCTCCCGTGCTCCGTCCACCCGCCGACACCCGGGGCCCGCCTCTGTCCGCTGCCGCGCGCCCCTCCCCGTCCCCGGGTGGACAGCGCGCCCTCCCGTTCCCATCCCTCTCCCGCGCCACGGGTCCGCCTCCAGGTTCCCCTGTCCGGATGCGGGCCGGGGACGGGGGCGCACCACGGGCTCGCTCTGCACACCATGCGCCTGCCTGTCTACCTGCCCTCCTGTCTCGCCTCCGTCGCGCTCCTGGCCGCCGTGCTCCTGGCACCTCCAGCGCGCGCCCGGCCCCTGCTCGACGTGCACGAGGGAGCGCTGGCGGCAAGGGCCCGGGGCGTCCCCGCCGCGCTCCACCTGCTCCCCGCCGACATGGGCGTCGAGTCCCCTTCCCTCCCCGTCATCGACCCGGGCCTCAAGAAGGCGGAGGCCCCCGAGGTGGAGCCTCACGTGGAGACCCGGCCCAGCCTCAAGGCCGATGCGCCCGTCACCACCGGAGCCTGGGTCATGTACGGGACGTCCGCGCTGGTGCCGCTCGGCGGCATCTACGGCGCCAGCCGCCTGGGGGGAGAGCGGCTGTGGGTGACGGGCCTGGAGACGGTGGCCGG
The DNA window shown above is from Archangium lipolyticum and carries:
- a CDS encoding phospholipase D-like domain-containing protein, whose amino-acid sequence is MKNRWLPLVLAALVLAGCPLPNHRLALRIRDDVPETHEGLSLAWYQTVGVELEPGNKVELVHNGHVFDVLEQEIRAARSSIHILVYIWRPGEPSERLVKALRERHPGVACRVLVDPLGSIRFQDDVGPQLVAAGCEVRIFRPLQGTISTLNLKRFQARLHRKLAVRDGVSGLTGGWGIWKSWEGNGRKPDEWRDANIWVQGPAVRGIQLAFAQNWQEAGGGMLPADAFPESIPEAGGARAGFVTHTGAPVLTNAERMTLLAIASAKKRLWIANSYFIPTGAIQDMLIAKAKAGVDVRVLTPGRHHDIPPVHEGQRATYARLLENGVRIWEYEVSMMHSKTLLVDDRLSMVGSTNMDPLALNAEEGSLVVDDETLAAGMAKDFEEDMSHSVEIRWDSWRRRGLFKRLSERVTVLFGRYL